TTCATGGCCACAAACCACTGTTCAGAAACATGCGGTTCGATGACGGACTTACAGCGGTAACACTCACCAACGGAATGCTCATGGTCCTCGATGGAAATGAGGTAACCTTCAGCCTTGAGGTCCTCGACGATTACCTTGCGCAGATCATCCTTGAACATGCCACGGTATTTTTCAGGACCGTTCTCATTGATGTTGCCGTCTTCATCAAACACGGAAAGAACTTCGAGGTTGTGTTTGCGGCCCAGTTCCCAGTCATTCATGTCGTGGGCGGGGGTAACTTTCAGGGCACCGGTACCGAATTCCATGTCTACGTAGGAATCACCGATGATGGGCAGCTCGCGGCCTACGATGGGCAGGATGGCGGTCTTGCCGATGAGGTGCTTGAAGCGGTCATCTTCGGGGTTAACGCAGATGGCGGTATCGCCGAGCATGGTTTCGGGACGGGTGGTGGCAATGATCAGTTCGCCGGAGCCGTCGGAAAGTTTGTACTTGATGTTGTAGAAATGGCCCGGTTTGGGGGAATGTTCCACTTCATCGTCAGCAAGCGCGGTATGGCAGCGGTTACACCAGTTGATGATGTAGTTGCCCTTGTAAATGAGGCCTTCTTCGTAAAGCTTTACGAAAACCTTGCGGACAGCCTTGGCGCGCTGCTCGTCAAAGGTGAAACATTCGCGATCCCAGTCAACGGATGCGCCCATGCGGCGGATCTGCTTGAGGATGTGACCGCCCTTTTCTTCCTTCCATTCCCAGACGCGCTCGATAAATTTTTCACGGCCGAGATCGTCACGGGTCTTGCCTTCGGTCTTCAGCTGACGCTCAACAACGTTCTGGGTGGCGATACCCGCGTGGTCGGTGCCGGGAACCCAGAGAACGTTCTTGCCCTGCTGGCGCTGGTAGCGGCAGAGGATATCCTGAAGGGTGAGGTTCAGGGCATGGCCCATATGCAGCACACCGGTAACGTTGGGCGGCGGAATCACGATAGAGTAAGGATCGCCGTCTGCTTCGGGATCGGGGGTGAAAGTTTTATTTTCTTCCCAGTGGTCAAGCCACTTTTTTTCTACATCCCAAGGTTCATAACCTTTGGGGAGGTTTGATTCCGCCATGTAAGGACTCCTGTCTAAATATAAATTCTTAAGCAAAAAGATACGTAGCGGGTCACCGTAATCCGGCTTCCCGATGCGCATAGGATTGCTAAGTTGGTTTCATAATAATATTTTTTGAAAAAGATGTGCTTTGCCTGCCCTGATTTTCCGTGTATTTACGGGACAGGGGTCAGAAGCAAAACACTCGCCTCGTCAACTTGCGCTACACACACTTATAAAGAGACACGAACATGTCAAGTATCTATATACTATGGGATGACTCCCACATCTGGGGGCTGCTGATCAAAAGAGCCCTCGAAGCATGGAACATCGACCACGAATTAGTGCGTGGGCATCAAATAGCGCAAGGACTGCTTTCAGGCAAGCCTCCGGCAGCACTTATCGTTCCCGGTGGCTGGGCAAAAGGCAAAGCCATGCATCTGGGCGGACCGGGAATCCTTGAAATCCAAAAATATGTCGGTGAAGGCGGCAACTATCTCGGTTTTTGCGGCGGCGCGGGACTCGGGCTTTCCGATGCCGGAGGCTTAGGCTTAAGCTGCTGGCATCGCAAAGGATTCGAAAACAGGCTGCATCATTTTTTAAGCGGACACATCAATGTTAAGCTGGACCAGTCCAGTCCGCTGGTCCCGGACAGCCTTGGAGAAAGCGCACTGATTCCGGTCTGGTGGCCGGGGCAGTTTTCTCCCAGCAAGTGCGACTCAACCAGTGCACTGGGCCGTTACCGCGAACCGGGCAATGACTTCTGGGTCGCCGACCTGTGCATCAGTTCCCTCCCTGAAGGAACCCTCAACGATTGGCGCAACATGTACGGGATTTCGCTTTTGCCTGGATTCCTGCATAACCGTCCTGCGGTTATTACCGGGCAAACCGGGAAAGGTAATTTCATCCTCAGCTATCCGCATCTTGAAACCCCGGCCTCAGCCGAGGCCAACATATGGCTCTCACACATCCTGGACCACATGTTAGGGCAGGAAGCACAAAACCGACCGACTCTCCCGGCATGGGAGCTGGCTGATACTCCCACAAAATGGAATGACCCGGACCTTGTCGCTGTACGCAAATCCATTGAAAAAATCATCGCCACCGGACAGGGCCACTTTCTGCTTTTCTGGCGCAACCCATGGCTGCTGGGCTGGAGACGGGGAATCCCCGGAGCAGCTCTAAACAGCTTATATGCACTTATCTGTAAAGTAACATCACATGAGCCTGATGATGCTTCCATTAAACAATGGAACTCCTGCAAAGATGAATTTATGAAATACATGGAGGTCTTTGAGGAAGGAGTAACCGGATATTTATTAGCGGAACGTTTTGCTATGACTATGCGCACTCTTGAACCGGATACGATCTTTCCCAAGGCATTGCAGGAGCAGCGCAACGGACTTTTCGGTCCTCCTCCCGGAGCTGGTGGAATATACGCAAAGCTTCTTTCCATATTGGAAGAATTAGTCTGGGTAATGCATAAAGCAGAATAAACAAAATGCCGAATAAGCACCTATCAGTAATATTTGAACATTACCGTAATCTAATATAGAGTTGATTTGCATATAATTATTTTTTCCAATTCCGGCACAACGGCAAACGCCGCATACACGGGTAACATAATCCATGACTGACCAAGCGACATCTGCACGGGGAGCAGACCTTCGCAACAAGCGTGATGACACTGTTGTTGATAACAGCAATGCTGTGCTGGAATTCAAAGTTACCCCAGATAAAATGGCGGCCTTCATATCCTCCTACACCCCGGCGGAAGGAAACGGAAAGACTCTATCATTAGAGCTGATGCAGTCCGAGCTGGAACGTTCCGGCATAGGCGGAGAACTGGACCACGATGGAGCCATGTTCGCCCTCAAAAGAGCCGGGGAAGGGAAAAGTATTCTCAATGTAGCCCTTGTGCGGGCTCTTTATCCGCAAAACGCTGAAGACGGTCAGATCATAACCGATGCAGATCTTAACTTTCCGGTGCTTCCGGGAATGGAATTCGGAAAACTCAGCAAAGCATTGCCCGCCTCTCCCGGTAAAAATCTGGACGGAGAGGAAATCCCGGCAGAAGACACCCATACTCCCAAGCCCATCACTCTCGCTGACGCAGAGGACCGCAACTGCACCCTTGATCCGGAAAGTGGAAAACTGGTCGCCAGCACATACGGATTAGTAAAAATCAAAGACCAGCAGGTCATGGTTGAACCGCTCATCAAGGTTTCTGCCAACATGATGAAGGTTTCCACCAAACTCTTCCCCCGTAACTGCTTTGGACTCAGGTATGACCTCGGTGCCCTTGAACCGGCTCTTGAGGCAATGGAAATTTCACGCCCTCTGCAACATGTTGTGGGGCAGACAGCCATAAAAAAAGCCCGCGAAACAGGTGCGGCTCAAGAAGCGGTCATCGTGTACGGAACAGAACCGGTCCCCGGTCGGGACGGATATTTTGAATACGCCCGTGAAGATCAAGTCTCCAGCTCCATCGGTACCACCGGAGAAGATGACCGTGTTGATTTTAAGGACCGTGGGGTTCATCCCATGGTCAGCCCCGGAGACATTATCGGCAAAATCCACCCTCCGGTGGAAGGTAAAGCCGGGGAAGATGTCTACGGCAGGTTAACTCCCCCTCCCGGCGGCAATCCCCTTGAAATAAAAACCGGTGCGCACGTAGCCCCCATGCCGGACGGCATTACCTACAAAGCCACAGCCACCGGGATTGTCCATTTTCAGGACAACACCCTTGCAATCAAAGATGTGCTGGAAACAAAGGGTGATGTGAACTACTCCACCGGAAACATCAAGCTGGAGAAAGGATCGGCACATGTAAATGGCTCCATCAGAGAAGGCTTTACTGTGGAGGCCCCCGCTCATATTGTAGTCAAGGAATCCATTGAAGGAGCTGACGTTACCGCCGGAGGAGATATTGAAATCAAAGGCGGGCTGGTCATGTCCGGAAAAGGGCTGGTCAAGGCTGAAGGCACCATAACAGCCCAATTCGCCTCCAATGCCCGTATCGAATGCGGGGATGAAATCATCATCAAGCATGAAATGAGCAATTGCATGGTCCGCTGTAAAGGTCCTGTGAGCGCTCTTGGCGGTAAGGGTATTATTCAGGGGGGGGTTGTCAGCTCTAATGTCAGCATTGAAGCCAATGAAATCGGCTCGGAAATCGGCGTAAAAACTGTAGTAGGCATCAGTGCAAAACAGACAATCAACAGAAAACTGATCAAAGAAAGGGACGATTTGCGGGCGCGGTTGCTGAAAATCAATTCCACCATCGGGCAAGGGGACAACGAATCCATCCTCAAATCCACCCCTGCGGCCAAGCAGGAACAGATGAAGCAGATTCTCATACTTCGCGGACGCATCAAGCTCAAACTTAAGGAAATCCGCAAGCAACTTTCCAAGGAACTTAACGATTACTATAAGTCCCTTGAACAGCTTTCAATCCGGGTCCACCGCAAAATTCACCCCGGCGTAGAAATAAAGATCGGCGGCAAAACCGTGCAGATCAGCAAACCTACTCCAAGGATGAAATTCCGCTTTGATGCTGAGGAGCGGACCATTATTGCTGCTAAATTTTGATCACCCTTTAGTGGAAACAAGCCGTCCGGTATCGTCGGCAGGCTCATCAAAATCGAAATCAAAACTGTCTTCAAAAGTATCGACCAGTTCCTTTTTCACTTCCAGTTCCAGCTCAGTACGCGGTGAAGGTTCAGGCAGCCAAGGTCCGGGCAATGATGTTTCCGGAATCAGGTAGGAGCTGACTTTGTTCTCAATCACCTCATCATTCACTTCCTGCCAGCGGGTAAACAGACCTTCCTCTTCATCTTCCAGCAATTCGCGGACCTTCTCAGGGTCAGCCAGCAAGGCATCGTAGAAAGTATCTGAATCAAACCAGAGCAACCTATCTTCTTCCGCTTCCTTGAGGCCTATCCATTCCAGATCAACCGCATTATCAGTGACCGGGTCACGCCATAGATCAGCAAAGCCTTCACGAAAAAGATCCTCAGCAGGAAGGATGGATTTACGCAGGTCGTTGTATCCGTCAGTGATCAAACCGACATTCTTCTCCATCTCAGCGACCGCATCAACCACCCGTAAGGGCAGGCTCTCCCCGAAATTTCCATCAAGCTCTACTGTAACCCTCCCCCGATCAAGGGCGAACTCACCGGGAGCACGCACTTCGGTGTAGCCGTTGACGGTCAGCTGAGCGTCTCCCCCCGGATGGGCAGTAACATTCAGGCCCAGCACATCAAGCCCGGAACCGGGTTCCAACTCCAGCCGTTCCCCGATCTTGGGATTGACCGCAGTTATGCTCACCGCCTTACCGTCAATCAGATAGTAATCGTCCCCGGTGTAAACAGGGGAAACCAGCTTGGCATCAACCACTTCAGCACTGATTTTATCTGACGTTGAGGCTGCGGAGTTGGCAATACGGCTCAAAACCGTATCCCATGTTTCCCCATCTTCAACATAGAAATCGATGGTCCCGGACTCGGCACCGATGGTGTAGTCAATGGAATGATCCCCGGCAGTCAGGGTTGTTTCGGCATTGATATCAAAAGACTTACTCAGGAATTGTGACGGACCTCCGGCAACGGCATTGGAAAGATCATAACGGCCCTCTTCTGCCGGACCGATGGGCAGTTGCGTGGCGTAAAGTTTCAGGTTGGAAATAAGATGTCCGCTACTGTCACTGAAAGAAAGCTTGTTGGCAGCATCCAGTGCCTGCGTGCTGTCACCGCGATTCTCTTCGGTAACCACATAAGCTGTATTTACGGAAAAAGCTAAAGCCGAACCAGTGCCCAGCAGATCATCCGGGTTGGAACCGACTGCATTCTGTTTAAAAATACGGGCCTGCACAGGCAAGGAACTGTCATTGACCACATCGCGGACCGCTTCAAGCAATTCGTCATTGGTCATGCCATCGCTGACCTCAACTTCAAGCTGTTTTGAAGCTGACCCCAAAGCCATATCAAATTTATACGTCCCGGCTGTGAGGGAGGTTTCTGTTTCGCCGCTGAAACCACGCGAATAATAGCGGTAGTAACGCTGGAAATCGTCTTTGTGAGTAAGGGATGAAGAAATATTTTTATCAAGGAAGGGGTCATTGACTACAAGGCGGGAACTGCTCAGACCGAAACCCTGATCAGGCCAGCGGAAAGCTGCAAGGGTCTCGCTTAAGGATTTAACCCTGGACTGCACTTCCATGGCCACGGAAGGCGCGGTTAATTCATATTTATTCTTGAGCGCGGCACGGCTGAACCGTTCTTCCCAGTACGATCCCGGAAAGACTCGTTGCAGTGAATCAGACTTATCCGTCGATTCCGCTATTCTGAGCTTGGTTCCGTCCAGTGTCAGTTCCGCCACAACCCGTTTCTCCATAGTAAACACCGGCCATGCACAACCCCTGTGCTGGAGCTGTGGCCGGAGCCATAGTTCTGTCCTTTATCTGTAATAATGATCGGACAGTTTCGGGTTCGGCTTTACCCCGCCCTATGCGCACAAGACAGCCGACCATGTTGCGAACCATCTGTTTAAGAAAACCTGAACCGCAGACTTCAAGAATCATCTCCTGCTCGGTCTGACCGGGATAACGCTTAAAATCATGGATAGTACGAATAGTGGACTTGATCACAGTGCCGGTATTCTGGAAGGATGAAAAATCGTGCTCACCCAAAAAAAGCTGCATCCCCTGATCAAGAGCGGAAAAATCAAGAGGACCGCATTTCCAGACATAATGCCTGCGCCACGGCAGAAAGAAGCTGTTTTCCAGCCACAAGGTGTAAGTGTAGGTCTTGCGGATAGCACTATAACGGGAATGAAACTCGGAAGAAACAAGCTCTACGTTCAACACGGTGACATCGTCAGGCAGCAGGGAATTGAGTGCCCGCTGCCAATTCACTGCAGCAAAGCTTTCATCCACATCAAAATGGGCGACCTGTCCAAGGGCATGCACGCCGCTGTCAGTACGTCCGGAACCATGAACCCGCACAGGGGTTCCGGTGACGCGTATTATGGCTTTTTCCAGCACGCCCTGCACAGTGCGCAGCCTGGGCTGCAACTGCCAGCCGCAAAAATTGGTGCCGTCATAGGCAAGGGTAAGTTTGATTCTTTTCAATTTCAAAAAATATTATTCGTCAAGAGGAGTCTGTAACTTGGTGAGTTCTTCGGAAAGTTTGGCTGCTTTCTTGGGTGTCACAAAACCGAGGATTGCCCCGGCACTGCGGCCGCGCATGCCTGACAAAATCTTGACAGCAAGATCAGTATCAAGGGACTCAATGACCTGAGCTGCCTGCTTGGCTTTCATGGCGGTATATACGCCCACCAGATGCTTGATCTTCTTATCTTTAAGTACATCAGCATCGGCTATCATTTTCTTAAGCCTCTTCTCAAGGCTATTCAATTCGGCAAGTTTCTTATCCAGATTCTGCTCAAGGGTACGCAGAGAGCGTTCCTTGCGGGCCAATTCATCTTCCTTGGCCTTGAGAGCCTTCCAGTCTGCTTCGGGCATGTTGGAAGGCTTGGAAGCTTTGGCAGCGGGCTTGGCTGTATCCTTGGCCTGCACTTCTGCGGCAATGGCCTGCGGAGGAGTGACAACATTACGTACAACATTGCTATCCACCACAGCCTCCACAACCTGCTGTACTTCCTTGGAAGGCTTGGTGATATCAAAACCCAGCGACCCGATAAGGGAAAGCTTAAAAAGTGCCAGTAAAATCAGGCAGACAAGTATTTTAGAAATTTTCAGGTTTGAAGCGAATCGTTGCCATTTCGTCGAACTCTTTTTGTTCTTTGAGATTTTCTTCTTCATGATATTTCTTCGCCTGATTTTCTTTTAGCTTTTCGAGCAATTTACGATCTTTTGACTTATTAACAGCATCTGCACGACATTTTTGCAAGTTAAGGGCCAACTGCTTAAGCCGGTTCTGGGCAGAATGAAGATCCTCTTTGAGAGCCACATCATACTGCTGCCAGAGCCACATGTCATTGGCGGATAAATTGTCGTATTTCTTCTTCTGGTGGGCGACGATCAACTCTTCAACAGCCCAGAGTTTTTTCTTCTGTTCCTGATGCAGACGCAGGGCTTGCGCAAGGGCAAGCCGGGCCTGCTCTTCTGCCTGTTCCCTGAACTCAAGGACTTTCTCAAGCTTAAAAACAAAAGGCTTGGGCATATTATGATTTGATCATCATG
This window of the Desulfovibrio sp. JC022 genome carries:
- a CDS encoding BPL-N domain-containing protein, which encodes MSSIYILWDDSHIWGLLIKRALEAWNIDHELVRGHQIAQGLLSGKPPAALIVPGGWAKGKAMHLGGPGILEIQKYVGEGGNYLGFCGGAGLGLSDAGGLGLSCWHRKGFENRLHHFLSGHINVKLDQSSPLVPDSLGESALIPVWWPGQFSPSKCDSTSALGRYREPGNDFWVADLCISSLPEGTLNDWRNMYGISLLPGFLHNRPAVITGQTGKGNFILSYPHLETPASAEANIWLSHILDHMLGQEAQNRPTLPAWELADTPTKWNDPDLVAVRKSIEKIIATGQGHFLLFWRNPWLLGWRRGIPGAALNSLYALICKVTSHEPDDASIKQWNSCKDEFMKYMEVFEEGVTGYLLAERFAMTMRTLEPDTIFPKALQEQRNGLFGPPPGAGGIYAKLLSILEELVWVMHKAE
- a CDS encoding FapA family protein, with protein sequence MTDQATSARGADLRNKRDDTVVDNSNAVLEFKVTPDKMAAFISSYTPAEGNGKTLSLELMQSELERSGIGGELDHDGAMFALKRAGEGKSILNVALVRALYPQNAEDGQIITDADLNFPVLPGMEFGKLSKALPASPGKNLDGEEIPAEDTHTPKPITLADAEDRNCTLDPESGKLVASTYGLVKIKDQQVMVEPLIKVSANMMKVSTKLFPRNCFGLRYDLGALEPALEAMEISRPLQHVVGQTAIKKARETGAAQEAVIVYGTEPVPGRDGYFEYAREDQVSSSIGTTGEDDRVDFKDRGVHPMVSPGDIIGKIHPPVEGKAGEDVYGRLTPPPGGNPLEIKTGAHVAPMPDGITYKATATGIVHFQDNTLAIKDVLETKGDVNYSTGNIKLEKGSAHVNGSIREGFTVEAPAHIVVKESIEGADVTAGGDIEIKGGLVMSGKGLVKAEGTITAQFASNARIECGDEIIIKHEMSNCMVRCKGPVSALGGKGIIQGGVVSSNVSIEANEIGSEIGVKTVVGISAKQTINRKLIKERDDLRARLLKINSTIGQGDNESILKSTPAAKQEQMKQILILRGRIKLKLKEIRKQLSKELNDYYKSLEQLSIRVHRKIHPGVEIKIGGKTVQISKPTPRMKFRFDAEERTIIAAKF
- the truA gene encoding tRNA pseudouridine(38-40) synthase TruA translates to MKRIKLTLAYDGTNFCGWQLQPRLRTVQGVLEKAIIRVTGTPVRVHGSGRTDSGVHALGQVAHFDVDESFAAVNWQRALNSLLPDDVTVLNVELVSSEFHSRYSAIRKTYTYTLWLENSFFLPWRRHYVWKCGPLDFSALDQGMQLFLGEHDFSSFQNTGTVIKSTIRTIHDFKRYPGQTEQEMILEVCGSGFLKQMVRNMVGCLVRIGRGKAEPETVRSLLQIKDRTMAPATAPAQGLCMAGVYYGETGCGGTDTGRNQAQNSGIDG
- a CDS encoding MotE family protein; translated protein: MKKKISKNKKSSTKWQRFASNLKISKILVCLILLALFKLSLIGSLGFDITKPSKEVQQVVEAVVDSNVVRNVVTPPQAIAAEVQAKDTAKPAAKASKPSNMPEADWKALKAKEDELARKERSLRTLEQNLDKKLAELNSLEKRLKKMIADADVLKDKKIKHLVGVYTAMKAKQAAQVIESLDTDLAVKILSGMRGRSAGAILGFVTPKKAAKLSEELTKLQTPLDE
- the fliJ gene encoding flagellar export protein FliJ; the protein is MPKPFVFKLEKVLEFREQAEEQARLALAQALRLHQEQKKKLWAVEELIVAHQKKKYDNLSANDMWLWQQYDVALKEDLHSAQNRLKQLALNLQKCRADAVNKSKDRKLLEKLKENQAKKYHEEENLKEQKEFDEMATIRFKPENF